In Oncorhynchus gorbuscha isolate QuinsamMale2020 ecotype Even-year unplaced genomic scaffold, OgorEven_v1.0 Un_scaffold_807, whole genome shotgun sequence, the genomic stretch tctccttccttccttccatttactgactctctccttccttccttccatttactgactccttccttccttccatttactgactctccttccttccttccttccatttactgactctctccttccttccttccttccatttactgactctctccttccttccttccatttactgactctctccttccttccttccatttactgactctctccttccttccttccatttactgactctttccttccttccatttactgacttccttccttccttccatttacTGACCTTccatttccttccttccttccttccatttactgactcttccatttccttccttccttccatttactgactctctccttccttccttccatttactgactccttcctccttccttccttccatttactgactctctccttccttccttccatttactgactctctccttccttccttccatttactgactctctccttccttccttccatttactgactctctccttccttccttccatttactgactctctccttccttccttccatttacttcctgacctctccttccttccttccatttactgactctctccttccttccttccatttactgactctcctccttccttccttccatttactgactctctccttccttccttccatttccatttacttccttccttcctctgcttccttccttccttccatttactgactctctccttccttccttccatttactgactctctccttccttccttccatttactgactctccttccttccttccatttactgactcgctccttccttccttccatttactgactcgctccttccttccttccatttactgactcgctccttccttccttccatttactgactcgccttccttccttccttccttccttccatttactgactcgctccttccttccttccatttactgactcgctccttccttccttccttccttccatttactgactcgctccttccttccttccatttactgactctctccttccttccttccttccatttactgactccttccttccttccttccttccatttactgactctctccttccttccttccttccatttactgactctctccttccttccttccttccttccatttccttccttccttccttccttccttccttccttccttccttccttccttccttccttccttccttccttccatttccttccttccttccttccttccttccttccttccttccttccttccttccttccttccttccttccttccttccttccttccatttactgacttccttccttccatttcctgacttccttccttccttccttccttcattccttccatttactgactctctccttccttccttccttccttccttccttccttccttacttccttccttccttccttccttccttccttccttccatttactgactccttccttccttccttccatttactgactctcttccttccttccttccttccttccttccttccatttactgactctctccttccttccatttACTGACTCAGTGAGAGAcctgtaagagagggagagaagagatcgGGGAGAGAAGAGTGACCAGTGGTGTgggcagagatgggagaaccagaGTCCCTTAAGTTTGTCTctctggaggaggaggtggactaCTGGAAGGAACAGACAAGCAAGCACCAACAgaggtacgtacacacacacacacagagagagaaaggagcagTCTGCCAGGCTCCAGCAGAGGTACCCACAGGTATCTGCTTAAACCGTAGTGTCCTCTGTTACTCCACGACCACCGTCTTGACCCCTAACCTCTCACAGGGCTGAGGAGGTGCAGGAGGAGCTGCAGGAGTTCCAGCAGATGAGTCGTGACTACGAGGTGGAACTGGAGACTGAACTCAAGCAGTGTGAAACACACAACCGAGAACTCGTCACACAGAACAACCGGCTACACACGGAACTGGAGAACTACAAGGTATGACCTGTTGACTTGACTCTAGTTTAGAGCAGCGTTTTTCCAACCTCTACTCAGGGACCCCCAGCCCTTCCAACTATTACAcaactagcacacctgattcaacttatcAAGCCTTTCATTataataacattattattattatttattacatttgTAAAGCTCTTCTCATTATACAGAATAATTTGCGGGTGCATAAAATGAACTAAACAAGTTGGGCTGACAGCCCGATCCCCTGAGGGACGGAGCTTGGTCCCGGGGCCGTgcaaatagtcctggtagccatttgattacctgttcaggagtcttatggctggagggtaaaaactgttgagaagccttttggtcctagacttggcactccggtaccgcttgccatgcggtagtagagagaacagtctatgactggggtggctggggtctttgacaatttttagggccttcctctgacactgcctggtgtagaggtcctggatggcaggcagcgtagccccagtgatgtactgggccaaacgcactaccctctgtagtgccttgcggtcagaggccgagcaattgctgtaccaggcagtgatgcaaccagtcaggatgctctcgatgttgcagctgtagaaccttttgaggatctcaggatccatgccaaatctttttagtgtcctgagagggaataggctttgtcgtgccctcttcacgactgtcttggtgtgtttgcaccattctagtttgttgttgtggacaccaaggaactttaagctctcaacctgctccactacagccccgtcgatgagaatggggacgtgctcagtcctccttttcctatatTCCACAATAAtttccttagtcttggttacgttgagggataggctgttattctggcaccacccggtcagttctctgacctcctctctataggctgtctcatcgttgtcggtgatcaggcctaccactgttgtgtcatctgcaaacctaatgatggtgttggagtcatgcctggccatgcagtcgtgggtgaacagggagtacaggaggggactgagcatgcacccctggggagctccagggttgaggatcagcgtggcagatgtgttgctacctaccctcaccacctgggggtggcccgtcaggaagtccaggatccagttgcagagggaggtgtttagtcccagtatccttagcttagtgatgagtcaGAAAGAGGGTTTTGAATTCAATCTGGAATGAGACTGGGAGCCAGTACAGAGATGCCAGGATGGAGGTGATGTGGAGGTGTTGAGATGGGGAAACAGGATAGAGGTGATGTGGTGGTGTTGAGATGGGGAGCCAGGATGGAGCCAGGATGGAGGTGATGTGGTGGTGTTGAGATGGGGAACCAGGAGACTCCTGCCTGGGATCCAGGTGAACACTGTGTTGTAGTAGTCCTGGAGACTCCTGCCAGGGATCCAGGTGAATACTGTGTAGTAGTAGTCCTGGAGACTCCTGCCAGGGATCCCGGTGAACACTGTGTTGTAGTAGTCCTGGAGACTCCTGCCAGGGATCCCGGTGAACACTGTGTTGTAGTAGTCCTGGAGACTCCTGCCAGGGATCCCAGTGAACACTGTTGTAGTCCAGCCTTGAGGAGATAAAGGCATGGACCAGCTTCTCTGCATCAGACTGAGTGAGGGGGTGGGACTGAGTTTGGTCAATGTTCTTGAGGTGATAGAATGATGTTTTACACTTTTGTTTGATGCGGCTGTCAAAGGTCAGGGAGGAATGGAGCTTTGCACCCAGACTGGAACCTGAGGGGGACAGAAGGACGTTCTGTCCTGCAATGGTGAGGTGTGTTATTGGTGCATGCTGGACCTGGTGGGGGCTGCCAACTAGTAGGGCTTTGGTTTTGCTGCTGTTTAGTTGAAGGACGTTTTGCTTCATCCATACCCTCTTCTCTGCTCCTCAAGGCAGGTGTTCAGACGAGCACATGCATCAGAGGGACTTGGGGGGCCGTTTATACCTACAGCTGGGTGTCCACAGCATAGCAGTGGAAGGAGATTCCACACAACCCAAGGGGGTGAGCATGTATTGGATGGGTCCAAGAACAGATCCATGTGGGACACCGCAGGTGACAAGTTGGTCCAGGGACCTGGACCCACCTCGCGACATGTACTCAGTCCTGTCTGAGAGTTAGGAGTGGAACCAGCTCAGAGCTGGTCCAGACAGTCCAATGGTGTCCCGGAGGCATTTCAGGAGGGTGGGGTGGTCGACCGTGTCAAGAGCTGCGTGCATGTCCAGGAGGATCTGGAGACTGCCTGCAGCAGCCGCCATCAGCAGGTCATTGGTGACCCTGAGTAGGGCTGTTTTTCAGTGCTGTGGGCCGGCAACTTGACTGGAACTTCTCAAATGGGTGCTTCTGATTGAGATGGCCTTGAAGCTGTACATCAATCACTTTTTTTCCCCAACACCTTAGAAAGAAAGGAGAAGTTGGATATTGGCCTGAAATTGGCCAGTACTTCTGGGTCCAGGGCGGGGCTTCAGAAGGGGGCTGTTGACAGTGGTCTTAAAAGGATGGTGAGGCCCAAGTTTCTGAGACGGTCCAGGACGCAGCCAATTGATTTAATATTTTTCAGTTCTTggatgtgacgaccctcccacctCTTGTCTGCCGAATTCTTTCTCTTTACTCTTCTTATCCTTAATAGGATGTTGGTGGGCAGAGCTGGGAGGGTCATCAGtgaaatgggacacacctgggcccggtgttttccaggggataaatacacctcccattcattgaggagactctctccatgcagacacactgttATGTTTTGGTTGTGGCATTTTGTGGTTTGTTTTTGGTACCTCTCAACACTCCTCATTATCACCATCTCTGCATGCAACCACTCGCTTACACTACTGAtaactgactacacacaccattgttaattgtgTATATAGTTTACTTTAGTTAAGGATTAACACAAATATATTTattatctccacgttgtttccCTCTTTGTTATGGGCTATGAGCCGGTTTGTGACATGGAGTAAACCAGGGAGCTGAGTGAGCCGAACGTGATGTCCTGTGTTTTTATGGAGGCGTGGAGGTCAAGCACAATGCTCAGGGGTTGGTTGTAAGAACTCTACAATTTCATCCACTGACAGGCTGGCTGGGTCAATGTTTTTCTTCTAGTTCTGGAAACGTATGAGAGGCTTGGACTTGGTTAGAGGGGCGTGGCGTGTGTCAAGTCCAATGAGACAACCTTGTGGTCAGGCACACCGAGGTCATAGACCTGCATGTTGTTGATGGGGTCAGTGATGACCAGGTCAACAATGACATCAACAACAAGTTGCTTCAGGTCAAGACAGTCAATCAAGCTCAGCAGCACAGTGACATGAGGGAGAGTCGACGTGGATATTGAGTTTGGCTTTTACGGCAAGACATTCCAAAGAGCACAGTTCAGGCAGGAGGGACCGTTTTCAATGTTCCACAACGTTATGCTACTGAACGTGGCCCGGGTCTGTCTGATGCAACGCCTGCAGTCCCAGTTCT encodes the following:
- the LOC124020301 gene encoding nuclear distribution protein nudE homolog 1-like; this encodes MGEPESLKFVSLEEEVDYWKEQTSKHQQRAEEVQEELQEFQQMSRDYEVELETELKQCETHNRELVTQNNRLHTELENYKV